In Rattus norvegicus strain BN/NHsdMcwi chromosome 1, GRCr8, whole genome shotgun sequence, a genomic segment contains:
- the Ftl1 gene encoding ferritin light chain 1, with protein MTSQIRQNYSTEVEAAVNRLVNLHLRASYTYLSLGFFFDRDDVALEGVGHFFRELAEEKREGAERLLKLQNERGGRALFQDVQKPSQDEWGKTLEAMEAALALEKNLNQALLDLHALGSARTDPHLCDFLESHFLDKEVKLIKKMGNHLTNLRRVAGPQPAQTGVAQASLGEYLFERLTLKHD; from the exons ATGACCTCTCAGATTCGTCAGAATTATTCCACCGAAGTGGAAGCTGCCGTGAACCGCCTGGTCAACTTGCACCTGCGGGCCTCTTACACCTACCTCTCTCTG GGCTTCTTTTTTGATCGGGATGACGTGGCTTTGGAAGGCGTAGGCCACTTCTTCCGCGAATTGGCCGAGGAGAAGCGCGAGGGCGCCGAGCGTCTCCTCAAGTTGCAGAACGAACGCGGGGGCCGTGCACTCTTCCAGGATGTGCAG AAGCCATCTCAAGATGAGTGGGGTAAAACCCTGGAGGCCATGGAAGCTGCCTTGGCCCTGGAGAAGAACCTGAACCAGGCCCTCTTGGATCTGCACGCCCTGGGCTCTGCCCGCACAGACCCTCAC CTCTGTGACTTCTTGGAAAGCCACTTCCTGGATAAGGAGGTGAAGCTCATCAAGAAGATGGGCAACCACCTGACCAACCTCCGTAGGGTGGCAGGGCCACAACCAGCGCAGACTGGCGTGGCCCAGGCATCTCTGGGCGAGTATCTCTTTGAGCGCCTCACTCTGAAGCACGACTAG
- the Bax gene encoding apoptosis regulator BAX isoform X1, translated as MDGSGDHLGGGGPTSSEQIMKTGAFLLQGFIQDRAERMAGETPELTLEQPPQDASTKKLSECLRRIGDELDNNMELQRMIADVDTDSPREVFFRVAADMFADGNFNWGRVVALFYFASKLVLKALCTKVPELIRTIMGWTLDFLRERLLVWIQDQGGWVRPLSEGLKRLTSNTMSLFSGWPPFLLRDPHMADSDHLCGWSPHCLTHHLEEDGLRLPAALDCVFSS; from the exons ATGGACGGGTCCGGGGATCATCTCGGAGGCGGCG GGCCCACCAGCTCTGAACAGATCATGAAGACAGGGGCCTTTTTGCTACAGGG TTTCATCCAGGATCGAGCAGAGAGGATGGCTGGGGAGACACCTGAGCTGACCTTGGAGCAGCCGCCCCAGGACGCATCCACCAAGAAGCTGAGCGAGTGTCTCAGGCGAATTGGCGATGAACTGGACAACAACATGGAGCTGCAGAG GATGATTGCTGATGTGGATACAGACTCCCCCCGAGAGGTCTTCTTCCGTGTGGCAGCTGACATGTTTGCAGACGGCAACTTCAACTGGGGCCGGGTGGTTGCCCTTTTCTACTTTGCTAGCAAACTGGTGCTCAAG GCCCTGTGCACTAAAGTGCCCGAGCTGATCAGAACCATCATGGGCTGGACACTGGACTTCCTCCGGGAGCGGCTGCTTGTCTGGATCCAAGACCAGGGTGGCTGGGTGAGACCTCTCAG TGAGGGTCTCAAGAGGCTTACCAG TAACACCATGTCTCTGTTCTCAGGATGGCCTCCTTTCCTACTTCGGGACCCCCACATGGCAGACAGTGACCATCTTTGTGGCTGGAGTCCTCACTGCCTCACTCACCATCTGGAAGAAGATGGGCTGAGGCTTCCTGCTGCCTTGGACTGTGTCTTTTCTTCATAA
- the Bax gene encoding apoptosis regulator BAX, with translation MDGSGDHLGGGGPTSSEQIMKTGAFLLQGFIQDRAERMAGETPELTLEQPPQDASTKKLSECLRRIGDELDNNMELQRMIADVDTDSPREVFFRVAADMFADGNFNWGRVVALFYFASKLVLKALCTKVPELIRTIMGWTLDFLRERLLVWIQDQGGWDGLLSYFGTPTWQTVTIFVAGVLTASLTIWKKMG, from the exons ATGGACGGGTCCGGGGATCATCTCGGAGGCGGCG GGCCCACCAGCTCTGAACAGATCATGAAGACAGGGGCCTTTTTGCTACAGGG TTTCATCCAGGATCGAGCAGAGAGGATGGCTGGGGAGACACCTGAGCTGACCTTGGAGCAGCCGCCCCAGGACGCATCCACCAAGAAGCTGAGCGAGTGTCTCAGGCGAATTGGCGATGAACTGGACAACAACATGGAGCTGCAGAG GATGATTGCTGATGTGGATACAGACTCCCCCCGAGAGGTCTTCTTCCGTGTGGCAGCTGACATGTTTGCAGACGGCAACTTCAACTGGGGCCGGGTGGTTGCCCTTTTCTACTTTGCTAGCAAACTGGTGCTCAAG GCCCTGTGCACTAAAGTGCCCGAGCTGATCAGAACCATCATGGGCTGGACACTGGACTTCCTCCGGGAGCGGCTGCTTGTCTGGATCCAAGACCAGGGTGGCTGG GATGGCCTCCTTTCCTACTTCGGGACCCCCACATGGCAGACAGTGACCATCTTTGTGGCTGGAGTCCTCACTGCCTCACTCACCATCTGGAAGAAGATGGGCTGA
- the Dhdh gene encoding trans-1,2-dihydrobenzene-1,2-diol dehydrogenase isoform X3, with translation MGVNTAEVREMVAKARSQGIFLMEAIWSRFFPAMEALQEVLVQGTIGDLRVARAEFGRDLSSVPRATDWNQAGGGLLDLGIYCVQFFSMVFGAQKPEKISAVGRIHETGVDDTVSVLLQYPGGLHGSFTCSISSDLPNTAYVNGTKGMAQIDKLWCPTELVVNGESKEFPPPVLGKEYNFLNGSCMLYEANHIRECLRKGLKESPVVPLAESELLAEILEEVRKAIGVTFPQDKC, from the exons ATGGGCGTGAACACAGCAGAAGTTCGGGAGATGGTTGCCAAAGCCCGTTCTCAGGGCATCTTCCTTATGGAG GCCATTTGGAGCCGGTTTTTTCCTGCCATGGAGGCTCTGCAGGAAGTTTTGGTCCAAGGAACTATCGGAGACCTACGAGTGGCCCGGGCAGAATTCGGAAGGGATTTAAGCTCTGTACCCCGGGCCACAGACTGGAACCAGGCTGGCGGTGGTCTGCTGGACCTAGGCATCTACTGTGTCCAGTTCTTCTCCATGGTCTTTGGTGCTCAGAAACCAGAGAAGATTTCAGCTGTGGGGAGGATTCATGAAACAG GAGTGGATGACACGGTCAGCGTACTACTTCAGTACCCGGGAGGGCTTCACGGCAGCTTCACCTGCAGCATCTCCTCCGACCTCCCCAACACAGCGTACGTGAATGGTACCAAGGGCATGGCCCAG ATTGACAAACTATGGTGCCCGACAGAGCTGGTGGTGAATGGAGAGAGTAAGGAGTTCCCTCCGCCTGTCCTTGGGAAAgagtacaattttttaaatgggtCATGCATGCTCTATGAAGCCAACCACATCCGTGAGTGCCTGCGGAAAG GTCTTAAGGAAAGTCCTGTAGTTCCTCTGGCAGAGAGTGAGCTCTTGGCTGAAATCCTTGAGGAGGTGAGGAAGGCTATCGGAGTCACCTTCCCCCAGGATAAATGCTGA
- the Dhdh gene encoding trans-1,2-dihydrobenzene-1,2-diol dehydrogenase isoform X1, with product MAPMRNWPNVEVAYIATQHPQHKPAVLLCLAAGKAVLCEKPMGVNTAEVREMVAKARSQGIFLMEAIWSRFFPAMEALQEVLVQGTIGDLRVARAEFGRDLSSVPRATDWNQAGGGLLDLGIYCVQFFSMVFGAQKPEKISAVGRIHETGVDDTVSVLLQYPGGLHGSFTCSISSDLPNTAYVNGTKGMAQIDKLWCPTELVVNGESKEFPPPVLGKEYNFLNGSCMLYEANHIRECLRKGLKESPVVPLAESELLAEILEEVRKAIGVTFPQDKC from the exons ATGGCTCCTATGAGGAACTGGCCAAATGTGG AGGTGGCCTACATCGCCACCCAGCACCCCCAGCATAAGCCAGCGGTACTCCTCTGCCTGGCAGCAGGCAAGGCTGTTCTTTGTGAGAAACCCATGGGCGTGAACACAGCAGAAGTTCGGGAGATGGTTGCCAAAGCCCGTTCTCAGGGCATCTTCCTTATGGAG GCCATTTGGAGCCGGTTTTTTCCTGCCATGGAGGCTCTGCAGGAAGTTTTGGTCCAAGGAACTATCGGAGACCTACGAGTGGCCCGGGCAGAATTCGGAAGGGATTTAAGCTCTGTACCCCGGGCCACAGACTGGAACCAGGCTGGCGGTGGTCTGCTGGACCTAGGCATCTACTGTGTCCAGTTCTTCTCCATGGTCTTTGGTGCTCAGAAACCAGAGAAGATTTCAGCTGTGGGGAGGATTCATGAAACAG GAGTGGATGACACGGTCAGCGTACTACTTCAGTACCCGGGAGGGCTTCACGGCAGCTTCACCTGCAGCATCTCCTCCGACCTCCCCAACACAGCGTACGTGAATGGTACCAAGGGCATGGCCCAG ATTGACAAACTATGGTGCCCGACAGAGCTGGTGGTGAATGGAGAGAGTAAGGAGTTCCCTCCGCCTGTCCTTGGGAAAgagtacaattttttaaatgggtCATGCATGCTCTATGAAGCCAACCACATCCGTGAGTGCCTGCGGAAAG GTCTTAAGGAAAGTCCTGTAGTTCCTCTGGCAGAGAGTGAGCTCTTGGCTGAAATCCTTGAGGAGGTGAGGAAGGCTATCGGAGTCACCTTCCCCCAGGATAAATGCTGA
- the Dhdh gene encoding trans-1,2-dihydrobenzene-1,2-diol dehydrogenase isoform X4: MALRWGIVSAGLIASDFTTVLSSLPPSEHQVVAVAARDLNRAEEFAQKYNIPKAYGSYEELAKSPTLEVAYIATQHPQHKPAVLLCLAAGKAVLCEKPMGVNTAEVREMVAKARSQGIFLMEAIWSRFFPAMEALQEVLVQGTIGDLRVARAEFGRDLSSVPRATDWNQAGGGLLDLGIYCVQFFSMVFGAQKPEKISAVGRIHETGVDDTVSVLLQYPGGLHGSFTCSISSDLPNTAYVNGTKGMAQIDKLWCPTELVVNGESKEFPPPVLGKEYNFLNGSCMLYEANHIRECLRKGLKESPVVPLAESELLAEILEEVRKAIGVTFPQDKC, translated from the exons ATGGCGCTGCGCTGGGGTATCGTGTCGGCTGGCTTAATTGCCAGCGACTTTACCACCGTGCTGAGCTCACTGCCTCCTTCGGAGCACCAG GTGGTAGCGGTAGCTGCAAGGGACCTGAACCGGGCGGAGGAGTTTGCACAGAAATACAACATCCCTAAGGCCTATGGCTCCTATGAGGAACTGGCCAAAT CTCCTACCCTAGAGGTGGCCTACATCGCCACCCAGCACCCCCAGCATAAGCCAGCGGTACTCCTCTGCCTGGCAGCAGGCAAGGCTGTTCTTTGTGAGAAACCCATGGGCGTGAACACAGCAGAAGTTCGGGAGATGGTTGCCAAAGCCCGTTCTCAGGGCATCTTCCTTATGGAG GCCATTTGGAGCCGGTTTTTTCCTGCCATGGAGGCTCTGCAGGAAGTTTTGGTCCAAGGAACTATCGGAGACCTACGAGTGGCCCGGGCAGAATTCGGAAGGGATTTAAGCTCTGTACCCCGGGCCACAGACTGGAACCAGGCTGGCGGTGGTCTGCTGGACCTAGGCATCTACTGTGTCCAGTTCTTCTCCATGGTCTTTGGTGCTCAGAAACCAGAGAAGATTTCAGCTGTGGGGAGGATTCATGAAACAG GAGTGGATGACACGGTCAGCGTACTACTTCAGTACCCGGGAGGGCTTCACGGCAGCTTCACCTGCAGCATCTCCTCCGACCTCCCCAACACAGCGTACGTGAATGGTACCAAGGGCATGGCCCAG ATTGACAAACTATGGTGCCCGACAGAGCTGGTGGTGAATGGAGAGAGTAAGGAGTTCCCTCCGCCTGTCCTTGGGAAAgagtacaattttttaaatgggtCATGCATGCTCTATGAAGCCAACCACATCCGTGAGTGCCTGCGGAAAG GTCTTAAGGAAAGTCCTGTAGTTCCTCTGGCAGAGAGTGAGCTCTTGGCTGAAATCCTTGAGGAGGTGAGGAAGGCTATCGGAGTCACCTTCCCCCAGGATAAATGCTGA
- the Dhdh gene encoding trans-1,2-dihydrobenzene-1,2-diol dehydrogenase isoform X2 produces the protein MALRWGIVSAGLIASDFTTVLSSLPPSEHQAIWSRFFPAMEALQEVLVQGTIGDLRVARAEFGRDLSSVPRATDWNQAGGGLLDLGIYCVQFFSMVFGAQKPEKISAVGRIHETGVDDTVSVLLQYPGGLHGSFTCSISSDLPNTAYVNGTKGMAQIDKLWCPTELVVNGESKEFPPPVLGKEYNFLNGSCMLYEANHIRECLRKGLKESPVVPLAESELLAEILEEVRKAIGVTFPQDKC, from the exons ATGGCGCTGCGCTGGGGTATCGTGTCGGCTGGCTTAATTGCCAGCGACTTTACCACCGTGCTGAGCTCACTGCCTCCTTCGGAGCACCAG GCCATTTGGAGCCGGTTTTTTCCTGCCATGGAGGCTCTGCAGGAAGTTTTGGTCCAAGGAACTATCGGAGACCTACGAGTGGCCCGGGCAGAATTCGGAAGGGATTTAAGCTCTGTACCCCGGGCCACAGACTGGAACCAGGCTGGCGGTGGTCTGCTGGACCTAGGCATCTACTGTGTCCAGTTCTTCTCCATGGTCTTTGGTGCTCAGAAACCAGAGAAGATTTCAGCTGTGGGGAGGATTCATGAAACAG GAGTGGATGACACGGTCAGCGTACTACTTCAGTACCCGGGAGGGCTTCACGGCAGCTTCACCTGCAGCATCTCCTCCGACCTCCCCAACACAGCGTACGTGAATGGTACCAAGGGCATGGCCCAG ATTGACAAACTATGGTGCCCGACAGAGCTGGTGGTGAATGGAGAGAGTAAGGAGTTCCCTCCGCCTGTCCTTGGGAAAgagtacaattttttaaatgggtCATGCATGCTCTATGAAGCCAACCACATCCGTGAGTGCCTGCGGAAAG GTCTTAAGGAAAGTCCTGTAGTTCCTCTGGCAGAGAGTGAGCTCTTGGCTGAAATCCTTGAGGAGGTGAGGAAGGCTATCGGAGTCACCTTCCCCCAGGATAAATGCTGA